A part of Micromonospora chersina genomic DNA contains:
- a CDS encoding DMT family transporter, protein MAYLFLLGAITAEVIGTSLLKATDGFTRLWPTLGVAVAYLSSFGLLSLTVRDVPVGVAYAIWSGLGTAAIMAIGAAFLGEPLTVAKVAGAGLVIAGVVVLNLGGTH, encoded by the coding sequence GTGGCGTACCTCTTCCTGCTCGGCGCGATCACCGCCGAGGTGATCGGCACCAGCCTGCTCAAGGCGACCGACGGCTTCACCCGGCTCTGGCCCACGCTCGGCGTCGCGGTCGCGTACCTGTCGTCGTTCGGGCTGCTCTCCCTGACCGTCCGGGACGTTCCGGTCGGCGTCGCGTACGCGATCTGGTCCGGGCTCGGCACCGCCGCCATCATGGCGATCGGGGCGGCCTTCCTCGGCGAGCCGCTGACCGTCGCCAAGGTCGCCGGCGCGGGCCTGGTCATCGCCGGGGTCGTGGTGCTCAACCTCGGCGGCACCCACTGA
- a CDS encoding DUF5753 domain-containing protein — protein MEADVNEALRIAMAEAGETAESLAGRIGVDPKTAAHWVNPGRVPQTRHRAQVAAAVRREIGELWPDVVRRREPVWFLPWAEVESRADNLRSFEPSVLPGLLQTAEYAHAVLSSGPLGADEVEGYVAARLARQAAVFDRPRPPLTIFVVDEAALRRGDPEIMQPQLDHLVTMAQRPRVLLHVLPLRAGFHPGQAGPFVIASSDDAEDVAYLDDQAAGRTTKDVAALWQVWDTLRSVALPRDQTIHLLKARPWLT, from the coding sequence ATGGAGGCGGATGTGAACGAGGCGCTGCGGATCGCCATGGCCGAGGCGGGCGAGACGGCCGAATCCCTGGCCGGGCGGATAGGGGTGGACCCGAAGACCGCCGCCCACTGGGTCAACCCGGGCCGGGTGCCGCAGACCCGGCACCGGGCCCAGGTCGCCGCCGCGGTCCGCCGGGAGATCGGCGAGCTGTGGCCGGACGTGGTCCGCCGCCGGGAGCCGGTCTGGTTCCTGCCCTGGGCCGAGGTCGAGAGCCGGGCGGACAACCTCCGCTCCTTCGAGCCGTCGGTGCTGCCCGGCCTGCTCCAGACCGCGGAGTACGCGCACGCGGTGCTGAGCAGCGGGCCCCTCGGCGCGGACGAGGTGGAGGGTTACGTGGCCGCCCGGCTGGCCCGCCAGGCCGCCGTCTTCGACCGGCCCCGACCGCCGCTGACCATCTTCGTGGTGGACGAGGCGGCGCTGCGCCGGGGCGACCCGGAGATCATGCAGCCGCAGCTCGACCACCTCGTCACCATGGCCCAGCGCCCCCGCGTGCTGCTGCACGTGCTGCCGCTGCGGGCCGGCTTCCACCCCGGCCAGGCCGGGCCGTTCGTCATCGCCAGCAGCGACGACGCCGAGGACGTGGCCTATCTGGACGACCAGGCCGCCGGGCGGACCACGAAGGACGTTGCCGCCCTCTGGCAGGTCTGGGACACTCTCAGGTCGGTGGCGCTGCCGCGCGACCAGACCATCCACCTCCTGAAGGCACGGCCATGGCTGACCTGA
- a CDS encoding DUF397 domain-containing protein → MADLTGARWRTSTRSSSNGGNCVEVADNLPGVVAVRDSKDRAGGTLTFSPAAWHTFVDALREPARG, encoded by the coding sequence ATGGCTGACCTGACCGGCGCCCGCTGGCGCACCAGCACCCGCAGCAGCTCCAACGGCGGCAACTGCGTCGAGGTCGCCGACAACCTGCCCGGCGTCGTCGCCGTCCGCGACTCCAAGGACCGCGCCGGCGGCACCCTCACCTTCAGCCCGGCGGCCTGGCACACGTTCGTCGACGCCCTCCGCGAGCCCGCCCGGGGCTGA